Proteins co-encoded in one Mesorhizobium huakuii genomic window:
- the sctQ gene encoding type III secretion system cytoplasmic ring protein SctQ translates to MREILFDIVLREVAIQVERWCGQRPIWSSSEITEVLPYAIGIVRLDGPDKLLGLVEFDADGLEWITICCCDRMPVVCALLDDLALSLDLRVARVSLSLAELQALAPRDVILLDASPVARDGAMTVLLCLSGNARFRASILDGRLAVLSAVDHMMGKSDSLPSETFDSIDLVVDVEVGRLTMSLKQLRELAVGQVLDLGFDATTNITLRVNGQVVAAGELVRIADRTGVRVADIRLKRAES, encoded by the coding sequence TTGCGGGAAATCCTGTTCGACATCGTTCTACGCGAGGTGGCGATCCAGGTGGAACGATGGTGCGGTCAGCGGCCCATCTGGTCTTCGTCCGAGATCACCGAAGTGCTCCCCTACGCGATTGGGATTGTTCGCTTGGACGGTCCGGACAAACTCCTCGGGCTAGTAGAATTCGATGCCGACGGACTCGAATGGATCACCATCTGCTGCTGCGATCGGATGCCGGTCGTGTGCGCACTCCTCGACGATCTGGCGTTGTCTCTCGATCTAAGAGTCGCCCGTGTGAGCCTTAGCTTGGCGGAACTACAGGCACTGGCGCCGCGCGACGTCATCCTGCTCGACGCCTCACCGGTCGCTCGTGACGGCGCGATGACCGTTCTACTGTGCCTGTCTGGCAATGCACGATTTCGCGCCTCGATCCTGGATGGCCGCCTTGCAGTACTCTCAGCGGTGGATCACATGATGGGTAAATCAGACTCTCTCCCTTCGGAAACCTTCGACAGCATCGACCTAGTGGTCGATGTGGAGGTCGGACGCCTGACCATGTCTCTCAAGCAGCTTCGTGAACTCGCTGTGGGCCAGGTATTGGATCTCGGCTTCGACGCCACGACCAATATCACTTTGCGAGTCAATGGTCAGGTGGTCGCTGCGGGCGAGTTGGTGCGCATCGCCGATCGGACAGGTGTGCGTGTCGCAGACATCCGCCTAAAACGCGCCGAGTCATGA
- a CDS encoding IS1380 family transposase — translation MNDLTLPLSGLSSVGGKSVVARFNGGMLSSNCGVLVLAEVEKRLRVADRLARCIDDPRCPDQVVHSLADMIGFRMKMIAAGYEDGNDANRLRSDPVFKMAQDALPSGRDLASQSTICRLENLPGVRELVAMGRAMIDLYCASFRQVPKRIVLDIDDTFDAVHGGQQLRLFNAHYDEYGFQPIVVFDGAGRFVSAILRPARRPSGAEICPHLRRLVRAIRSNWPNTRILIRADSHYCGPQVIDWCRANGVDFILGVAPTTTLREHVAHLEATTLARFEASAKSNKVRRFKEFFDGAASWSRVERIIARVEVGAKGADTRFIVTNLASGKAKALYEDLYCRRGAAENHIKSWKTHLAADRTSCTRATANQFRLFLHAGAYWLMWGLRAAMPKRLSFAVAQFDTLRLRLIKIAARVVEMKTQIRLQLPTSCPDQRILRIVLDRIPQLAT, via the coding sequence ATGAATGATCTTACCCTGCCGCTGAGCGGTTTGTCATCAGTGGGCGGCAAGTCCGTCGTCGCCCGTTTCAACGGCGGCATGTTGTCCTCCAACTGTGGCGTTCTGGTGCTGGCCGAGGTGGAAAAACGACTGCGGGTGGCCGACCGTCTGGCGCGTTGCATCGATGATCCGCGCTGCCCGGACCAGGTCGTCCACAGCCTGGCGGACATGATCGGCTTTCGCATGAAGATGATCGCCGCCGGCTATGAGGATGGCAATGACGCCAACCGGCTGCGCTCCGATCCGGTCTTCAAGATGGCCCAGGATGCGCTGCCGTCGGGTCGGGATCTGGCCTCGCAATCGACGATCTGCCGGCTGGAGAACCTGCCCGGCGTGCGGGAGCTGGTCGCCATGGGGCGAGCGATGATCGACCTTTACTGCGCCTCCTTCCGGCAGGTGCCGAAGCGGATTGTGCTCGACATCGACGACACGTTTGATGCCGTACATGGCGGCCAGCAATTGCGCCTGTTCAACGCGCATTACGACGAATACGGCTTCCAGCCGATCGTAGTGTTCGACGGTGCGGGCCGGTTCGTCAGCGCGATCCTGCGACCGGCCAGGCGGCCGAGCGGGGCTGAGATCTGCCCCCATCTGCGCCGCCTGGTGCGGGCGATCCGGAGCAATTGGCCGAACACACGGATCCTGATCCGGGCCGACAGCCACTACTGCGGTCCGCAGGTCATCGACTGGTGCCGCGCCAACGGTGTAGACTTCATCCTCGGCGTGGCGCCCACCACGACGCTGCGCGAGCATGTCGCGCATCTGGAAGCCACCACGCTGGCGCGTTTTGAGGCGTCGGCGAAATCGAACAAGGTCCGCCGCTTCAAGGAGTTCTTTGACGGCGCCGCTAGTTGGAGCCGCGTGGAGCGCATCATCGCGCGGGTCGAGGTCGGCGCCAAAGGAGCCGACACCCGCTTCATCGTCACCAATCTGGCCAGTGGCAAGGCCAAGGCGCTCTACGAGGACCTCTACTGCCGGCGCGGCGCGGCCGAGAACCACATCAAGTCCTGGAAGACGCATCTTGCCGCCGACCGCACATCCTGCACAAGAGCGACGGCCAACCAGTTCCGGCTCTTCCTGCATGCCGGCGCCTATTGGCTGATGTGGGGCCTGCGCGCTGCGATGCCGAAACGCTTGAGCTTTGCCGTCGCCCAATTCGACACGCTGCGATTGCGCCTCATCAAAATCGCCGCGCGGGTGGTCGAGATGAAAACGCAAATCCGCCTGCAGCTGCCGACATCCTGCCCCGACCAGCGTATTCTGCGCATCGTCCTCGATCGCATCCCCCAACTCGCGACATAA
- a CDS encoding secretin N-terminal domain-containing protein yields the protein MERKLPVVSDSRRVSLDYSNADIRQVAQDVVRDVMGMPVTIDPGVGGKMTLHTARQVPASEVPRLLDKALAPHGYGLAAGDQGVRVGRLVDLAGGVQSNVQVIPVRYVDPAEVIGVIRPNLEEGVHLTPAPGGRGIVVSGPPGSVSSVRELVGLFDTDAMLHKSFALYKLSRASPADIERELSLLFTKNGQDRVLVQFAALERLNGILVVAEDSAALKQVRRAIIKLDSSSEATANIHVRPLLYRRASEMAQVLAQTFGADAISAVSRAQPAGRFGNLSVGSGVSNQASLPVNVPGLPAEMPDSNVPSTHPVDERGMSPNRLGLSAPVRIQADQGQNALVVLAAPHDYKIVEAAIRQLDVKPRQVLIQAIIAEVRLNDSLRYGVDYLLSTRSLGAVPNGLSYVFPSTDVNIVLHGLSALGEVKVVSAPRILAVDNQTATIQVGDQVPILVRSSQSNIGENSPIVSDVEMRDTGVILAVTPRIGAGGSITLDTFQEVSTGNRNTLTNVQSPVISVRRLQSTVSMRNGDTIAIGGLMQDSTNQADSGVPVLKDIPLLGGLFRSTEYGKERTELLILLNPRVVDSDADARALTQELREKFELLAPDLGRRLTPAAQPQRPVPRRR from the coding sequence GTGGAACGGAAGCTGCCGGTGGTATCGGATAGCAGGCGCGTAAGCCTCGACTATTCCAATGCGGACATCCGCCAAGTCGCGCAGGATGTCGTACGCGACGTTATGGGCATGCCCGTTACCATCGATCCTGGAGTTGGAGGGAAAATGACCCTTCATACAGCCCGCCAGGTGCCCGCGAGTGAGGTGCCACGGCTGCTCGATAAAGCACTGGCGCCGCATGGCTATGGACTGGCTGCAGGAGATCAAGGAGTTCGGGTAGGGCGCTTGGTCGACCTCGCCGGCGGCGTGCAGAGCAACGTTCAAGTTATTCCTGTGCGGTATGTAGATCCGGCTGAGGTCATCGGGGTAATCCGACCGAACTTGGAGGAGGGTGTGCATCTTACGCCAGCGCCCGGAGGGAGGGGGATTGTTGTCAGTGGGCCGCCCGGATCCGTGAGTTCTGTGCGGGAACTGGTCGGCCTTTTTGACACCGACGCTATGCTTCACAAGTCATTCGCGCTGTATAAGCTGTCTCGAGCGAGCCCGGCCGACATTGAGCGAGAACTCAGTTTGCTGTTTACGAAGAATGGCCAGGACAGAGTCCTTGTCCAATTTGCGGCGTTAGAGCGACTGAATGGTATCCTTGTTGTGGCAGAAGATTCTGCAGCTCTCAAGCAGGTCCGCCGAGCGATCATCAAACTGGATAGTTCGTCGGAGGCGACGGCTAACATTCACGTGCGCCCACTGCTGTACCGGCGGGCTTCGGAAATGGCCCAGGTGCTGGCGCAAACGTTCGGCGCTGACGCGATCAGTGCCGTCTCGCGTGCACAGCCTGCGGGAAGGTTCGGGAACCTATCCGTGGGAAGTGGCGTATCCAATCAAGCAAGCCTGCCGGTAAATGTGCCAGGGTTGCCAGCCGAAATGCCCGATTCGAATGTCCCAAGTACACATCCGGTGGACGAAAGGGGGATGTCACCGAACCGCCTTGGCCTCTCGGCGCCGGTGCGTATCCAGGCGGACCAAGGACAGAACGCGCTGGTAGTGCTGGCAGCACCGCACGACTACAAGATCGTGGAGGCCGCGATCCGTCAGCTCGACGTCAAGCCTCGACAGGTTCTCATCCAAGCCATCATCGCCGAGGTGCGGCTGAACGATAGTCTGCGCTACGGGGTGGACTATCTTCTCTCCACCAGGAGCTTGGGAGCAGTTCCAAATGGTTTGTCGTATGTGTTTCCCAGCACGGACGTCAACATCGTGTTACATGGGTTAAGCGCGCTTGGGGAGGTTAAGGTTGTATCGGCTCCTCGCATTCTGGCGGTCGACAATCAAACCGCCACGATCCAGGTGGGCGATCAGGTCCCGATCCTCGTCCGATCATCGCAATCTAACATAGGCGAAAACTCACCCATCGTGAGCGATGTCGAGATGCGCGACACAGGGGTGATCTTGGCTGTTACGCCCAGAATTGGTGCCGGTGGTAGTATAACACTCGACACGTTTCAGGAGGTCAGCACCGGCAACAGGAACACGCTTACCAATGTTCAATCCCCGGTGATTTCGGTGCGCCGCCTCCAGAGTACCGTATCGATGCGAAACGGCGACACGATCGCTATCGGCGGATTGATGCAAGATAGCACTAACCAAGCCGATTCCGGGGTTCCTGTGCTGAAGGACATTCCGCTTTTAGGGGGACTGTTCCGCAGCACGGAATACGGCAAGGAACGGACTGAGCTCTTGATATTGCTCAACCCCCGCGTGGTTGACAGTGACGCCGACGCAAGAGCGCTGACGCAGGAGCTGCGTGAAAAGTTCGAGTTGCTGGCCCCCGACCTGGGCCGCCGGCTAACGCCGGCAGCTCAGCCGCAACGGCCGGTCCCAAGGCGACGGTGA
- a CDS encoding EscU/YscU/HrcU family type III secretion system export apparatus switch protein, producing MSGGKTEKPTPKRLRDLRRKGQVARSNEVVSAALTIAFFALFFASLSGMIDRLEAMILLPIPLLEGDLLRVTQKLLQSYIAELQHMLAPFIGIVLVIGAGANVLQNGPMFTPKAAAPALTKLSPSENVKRMVSLGNFIELAKSIGKILVLGSVLLLVLRDGVHALVWTPSCGISCLRVVTGNLLLGIAIYAALSFLTVAIGDFAFQRWQFTKKNMMSKEEVKREYKENNGAPLVFAKRKQLHMELLTKGITNRSRRGPS from the coding sequence ATGAGCGGCGGGAAGACCGAAAAGCCTACCCCCAAAAGGCTGCGCGACCTGCGCAGGAAGGGACAGGTGGCGCGGAGCAATGAAGTCGTTTCCGCAGCACTGACCATCGCATTCTTCGCTCTGTTCTTCGCCTCCTTGTCCGGCATGATAGACCGCCTTGAGGCAATGATCCTGCTGCCTATACCGCTTCTCGAAGGCGACCTCCTGCGCGTCACTCAAAAGCTCCTACAGTCCTATATTGCCGAACTACAACATATGCTCGCGCCCTTCATCGGCATCGTTCTGGTGATCGGCGCGGGCGCCAACGTCTTACAGAATGGCCCGATGTTCACGCCCAAGGCGGCCGCCCCGGCGCTGACTAAGCTGAGCCCCAGTGAGAACGTCAAAAGGATGGTTTCGTTGGGGAATTTCATTGAATTGGCCAAATCGATCGGAAAGATCTTGGTACTCGGCTCGGTTCTGCTGCTCGTGCTGCGCGACGGTGTGCATGCGCTCGTCTGGACCCCGAGTTGCGGGATATCCTGCTTAAGAGTGGTGACTGGTAACCTGCTGCTCGGTATCGCCATCTATGCGGCATTGAGTTTTCTCACGGTGGCGATTGGGGACTTCGCATTCCAGCGTTGGCAATTCACGAAGAAAAACATGATGTCGAAGGAGGAGGTCAAGCGAGAATACAAGGAGAATAACGGTGCCCCCCTGGTCTTTGCAAAACGCAAACAACTCCACATGGAGTTGCTCACCAAAGGCATAACCAACCGGTCGCGCAGGGGACCGTCTTGA
- the tnpC gene encoding IS66 family transposase: MSAPIDLSHFPDLPAEVVNAFAAVQFELSVERAARQHEQAVVAEKDAFITELKELIEKLESQVQDYRRTKFGPKSEKLDPTQMELALEDLETAIAETQAQIAFVEEKIAASTANCEKTASRRQRKARALPQSLPRVEQVIEPDSIACPCGCGNMVRIGEDRTERLDHIPARYQVIVAIRPKYACPKGRTGVVRARAPAHLLEGSWPTEALLAQIAVSKHSEHMPLNRQAAVMARHGVPIDRTVLADWLGRTGAVIAPVVDHMAMILKQGSSRLYVDETTAPVLDPGRGKTKTGYLWAILRDDRGWNGSAPPGVVFHYRPGRKGEYAAEILDGFNGTIQVDAYGGYSHLATPKRTGRDPLRLAFCWAHGRRKLIKSQPKKGSPIVDEALLRIAALYKIEDSIRGCDPDHRRAVRQHLSCPLVDEFFTWLTVQAARVSRKSDLGEAMAYMLKRQVGFRLFLDDGRVDIDSNLVENAIRSPAMNRRNALFAGHDEGGRNWARFASLIGTCKMNRVEPYAYLRDLFISLANGHLAKDIDALMPWAYAQRISASQ, encoded by the coding sequence ATGTCTGCGCCCATTGATCTCAGCCACTTCCCGGACCTGCCTGCAGAGGTGGTGAACGCCTTTGCGGCCGTACAGTTCGAGCTGTCGGTCGAGCGTGCGGCCCGTCAGCATGAGCAGGCGGTGGTGGCTGAAAAGGACGCCTTCATCACCGAGTTGAAGGAACTGATCGAGAAGCTGGAGAGCCAGGTTCAGGACTACCGCCGCACGAAGTTCGGGCCGAAATCGGAAAAGCTCGATCCGACGCAGATGGAACTGGCGCTGGAGGACCTGGAGACGGCAATTGCCGAAACACAGGCCCAGATCGCCTTCGTCGAGGAAAAGATCGCGGCCAGCACAGCCAATTGCGAAAAGACTGCTTCACGCAGGCAACGCAAGGCGCGTGCTCTGCCCCAGAGCCTGCCGCGCGTCGAACAGGTGATCGAGCCTGATAGCATTGCCTGCCCCTGTGGTTGCGGCAACATGGTCCGGATTGGCGAAGACCGGACGGAGCGGCTCGATCATATCCCGGCGCGCTATCAGGTGATCGTCGCGATCCGCCCGAAATATGCTTGCCCCAAGGGGCGCACGGGAGTGGTTCGGGCCAGGGCGCCGGCGCATTTGCTGGAAGGTAGCTGGCCGACCGAAGCCCTCTTGGCGCAGATCGCCGTGTCCAAGCATTCCGAACACATGCCGCTGAACCGGCAGGCCGCGGTCATGGCCCGACACGGAGTGCCGATCGACCGCACGGTCCTGGCCGACTGGCTGGGTCGGACGGGCGCCGTGATCGCGCCGGTGGTAGACCACATGGCCATGATCCTGAAACAGGGTAGCTCACGACTATATGTCGACGAGACCACGGCTCCGGTGTTGGATCCCGGGCGCGGCAAGACGAAAACTGGCTATCTCTGGGCTATTCTGCGCGACGACCGCGGCTGGAACGGATCTGCGCCGCCGGGCGTGGTGTTCCATTATCGGCCTGGGCGTAAAGGTGAATATGCCGCAGAAATCCTCGACGGCTTCAACGGCACGATCCAGGTCGATGCCTATGGCGGCTACTCCCACCTCGCAACGCCAAAACGCACGGGCCGCGATCCGTTGAGGCTGGCCTTCTGCTGGGCGCATGGCCGCAGAAAACTGATCAAGTCCCAGCCGAAGAAGGGTTCGCCCATCGTCGACGAGGCGTTGTTGCGCATCGCCGCCCTCTACAAGATCGAGGACAGCATCCGAGGTTGTGACCCCGATCATCGCCGGGCTGTCCGCCAGCACCTGTCCTGCCCCCTGGTGGACGAGTTCTTCACCTGGCTGACAGTTCAGGCCGCGCGCGTATCGCGCAAGTCCGACCTCGGCGAGGCCATGGCCTATATGCTGAAACGCCAGGTCGGCTTCCGGCTGTTCCTGGACGACGGCCGCGTCGACATCGACTCCAATCTCGTCGAAAACGCGATCAGAAGTCCGGCCATGAACCGCCGCAACGCTCTCTTTGCCGGCCATGATGAAGGCGGCCGTAATTGGGCCCGTTTCGCCAGCCTGATCGGCACATGCAAGATGAACCGCGTTGAACCATACGCCTACCTGCGCGATCTCTTCATCAGCCTCGCAAATGGCCACCTCGCCAAAGACATCGACGCCCTCATGCCCTGGGCCTATGCGCAACGGATCAGCGCATCACAATGA
- the sctT gene encoding type III secretion system export apparatus subunit SctT: protein MLIIPILGRGIMTGLARNGTITALSFPVMAHAWATRPANLDTWDLTLVMGLVLKELLLGLVLGMPIAATIWGVEAAGTFIDNQRGAAMASLLNPASGNQVSPLGTLFAQLFVTWLFATGGFSALIEALYRSHEVWPLWSLQPAFGPAFPTGVLHLADVVMQLTLLLAGPAIVVMFLSELALALIGRFAPQLQVFFIAMSVKSAVALLVLVLSLMIVLTEADQRVPTQGAIFNLISTWLS, encoded by the coding sequence ATGCTGATTATACCTATTCTAGGGCGCGGCATTATGACCGGACTGGCGCGAAACGGCACGATCACGGCATTAAGCTTCCCGGTGATGGCGCATGCTTGGGCAACTAGGCCTGCGAACCTCGACACCTGGGATCTGACGCTGGTCATGGGCCTAGTGCTGAAGGAACTCTTGCTCGGGCTGGTACTCGGCATGCCAATTGCCGCGACCATCTGGGGTGTTGAGGCGGCGGGCACCTTCATTGACAACCAAAGAGGCGCCGCGATGGCAAGCCTCTTGAATCCGGCGAGCGGCAATCAGGTTTCGCCGCTTGGAACGCTGTTCGCCCAGCTCTTCGTCACATGGCTGTTTGCCACTGGCGGCTTCTCCGCATTGATCGAAGCGCTCTACCGCTCCCATGAGGTCTGGCCTCTGTGGAGCTTGCAGCCGGCGTTCGGTCCGGCATTCCCAACGGGGGTTCTGCATCTCGCAGATGTCGTCATGCAACTGACTTTACTTCTCGCCGGTCCAGCCATCGTTGTTATGTTCCTCAGCGAATTGGCTCTTGCACTGATCGGCCGCTTTGCACCGCAACTGCAGGTCTTCTTTATCGCCATGTCGGTCAAGAGTGCGGTGGCCCTCCTGGTCTTGGTCCTTTCGCTCATGATCGTTCTGACGGAGGCCGATCAACGCGTGCCAACACAAGGCGCAATATTCAACCTCATCAGCACGTGGTTGTCATGA
- the tnpB gene encoding IS66 family insertion sequence element accessory protein TnpB (TnpB, as the term is used for proteins encoded by IS66 family insertion elements, is considered an accessory protein, since TnpC, encoded by a neighboring gene, is a DDE family transposase.) has product MIVAGQRLPILIATRPVDFRCGHQALALMVQTELKLDPHSGVTVIFRSKRGNRVKILVWDGTGMVLTYKILEQGSFAWPKVQDGTMRLSRGQYEALFEGLDWRRVVAQRVAPPAAAG; this is encoded by the coding sequence ATGATCGTCGCGGGCCAACGATTGCCGATCCTGATCGCGACGCGGCCGGTGGACTTCCGCTGTGGCCATCAGGCGCTGGCATTGATGGTGCAGACCGAGTTGAAGCTTGATCCGCATTCCGGGGTCACCGTGATCTTCCGGTCGAAGCGCGGGAATCGTGTAAAAATCCTGGTGTGGGATGGCACCGGAATGGTGCTGACCTACAAAATCCTGGAACAGGGCAGCTTTGCCTGGCCCAAAGTGCAGGATGGGACGATGCGGCTGTCGCGGGGGCAGTATGAAGCTTTGTTTGAAGGTCTCGACTGGCGACGCGTGGTAGCGCAGCGGGTAGCGCCGCCCGCTGCGGCAGGATGA
- the sctR gene encoding type III secretion system export apparatus subunit SctR: MNTGLPDPVTMIALIGAIAVVPFLAITVTSYVKLVVVFGLIRNALGVQNIPPNMAMNAVAILLSVYIMQPAAKNAYEAVRHKEIVFEDLRGLGETIPLAVEPFRNFLLKNTSQQERQFFANATRELWNERDADAVSDSDFMIVIPAFITSELADAFKIGFLLFLPFIVIDLVISNILLAMGMMMVSPMTISLPFKLFLFVSVNGWQRLIHGLVLSYAGPS, encoded by the coding sequence ATGAACACCGGGTTGCCTGATCCCGTTACAATGATCGCCTTGATCGGCGCGATCGCGGTCGTCCCGTTCCTTGCGATTACGGTTACGTCGTACGTCAAGCTCGTGGTCGTGTTCGGCCTGATCCGAAATGCCCTCGGCGTCCAAAACATCCCGCCGAACATGGCGATGAATGCGGTCGCCATCCTGCTCTCGGTATATATCATGCAGCCAGCGGCCAAGAACGCATATGAAGCAGTGCGGCACAAGGAGATCGTGTTCGAAGATCTCCGTGGGCTCGGCGAAACGATACCGCTTGCTGTAGAGCCCTTTCGCAATTTTCTCCTGAAGAACACGTCGCAACAGGAACGACAATTCTTCGCTAATGCGACCCGTGAATTGTGGAACGAACGGGACGCCGATGCGGTAAGCGATAGCGATTTTATGATTGTGATCCCGGCATTCATAACATCCGAGTTGGCGGACGCGTTCAAGATAGGTTTCCTGCTGTTCCTGCCCTTCATCGTCATCGACCTCGTGATTTCGAACATCCTTCTGGCGATGGGTATGATGATGGTTTCGCCGATGACGATCTCCCTGCCCTTCAAACTGTTCTTGTTCGTCTCTGTGAACGGATGGCAGCGCCTGATTCACGGTCTCGTCTTGTCCTATGCGGGACCATCGTGA
- the sctS gene encoding type III secretion system export apparatus subunit SctS — translation MSTATLANMAVDALKLTLVLSMPTIVVATAVGLVVSLVQALTQVNEQTLPFAVKLICVSLVLMTTGSWIGGELYQYTLNVFDNIGAM, via the coding sequence ATGAGTACCGCCACTCTGGCCAACATGGCCGTCGACGCGCTGAAACTGACTCTGGTTTTGTCGATGCCCACGATCGTCGTTGCTACGGCGGTTGGGCTGGTCGTCAGCTTGGTGCAGGCCCTAACCCAGGTTAATGAGCAGACACTTCCGTTCGCGGTGAAATTGATATGCGTGAGCCTGGTTTTGATGACAACTGGGAGCTGGATCGGCGGGGAGCTCTACCAGTATACGCTAAACGTTTTCGACAATATCGGAGCCATGTAA
- the tnpA gene encoding IS66-like element accessory protein TnpA has product MADGEGFVGRCEVVEPRRGNRRWPNDLKARIVAESLQRGARVVDVARRHDLIAHQLSDWRRQARQGLLALPAELMPVPCENSGPFEPAFVPLAITTEPKEAADALPVPEPVEIILGIMTVEIGADLVVRVPGDVPVDRVAALVRAMRGTA; this is encoded by the coding sequence ATGGCGGATGGCGAGGGATTTGTTGGGCGATGCGAAGTTGTCGAGCCTCGTCGTGGAAACCGACGATGGCCTAATGATCTGAAGGCGCGGATTGTCGCGGAGAGCCTTCAACGCGGTGCGCGGGTTGTTGATGTTGCGCGTCGTCATGATCTCATTGCGCATCAGCTTTCGGACTGGCGACGGCAGGCGCGTCAGGGTCTTTTGGCGCTGCCTGCGGAACTGATGCCGGTGCCTTGCGAGAATAGCGGCCCATTCGAGCCTGCCTTCGTGCCCCTGGCGATTACGACGGAGCCGAAGGAGGCTGCCGATGCTTTGCCGGTTCCGGAGCCGGTCGAGATCATTTTGGGGATCATGACCGTGGAAATAGGCGCAGACCTCGTGGTGAGGGTTCCCGGCGATGTGCCGGTTGACCGGGTTGCGGCCTTGGTGCGTGCGATGCGCGGGACGGCATGA